Genomic window (Phragmites australis chromosome 5, lpPhrAust1.1, whole genome shotgun sequence):
TTTCCTCAAATTCCCAAGCTAGCTACTCCACAAATTCAAGTGTGCCAGGGGTGGCAGGGCATTCCCCCTCCTATTTATGCATGAATTCTCAcgtttttcttcttgttttggACACAGGCATGCTTTATCTCGCTGCTTCCAATTGATCTTATTCCTTGTGTCACTCGCTCATCCGGGTCCAGTTGGGAAACGGGAATCCAACTTACGCTTCCATTCAGAGGTCGGAGCGCAAGGTTACCAAAAGTAAGTTTGGTGTGATGGTAGTTTTCCATGTGTGCAAATTGGTGTTTGATATGGgaaagaatttttttatcagAATCATATATTTGTGTAGGGTCTCGTACTAGAAAagtatgtgaaaaaaattataagtagATCTGTCAGTGCGCGAAGGGGTGGCCACGCGGTGGGATGAGCCTACACAGGTCACACAAACGAGTGCCGTACTGCCGTGCGACGTGTGGTCGGCCCGCGCATCTCTCCCGCAAGAGAACGGACGGCCCTAGGCTGGACGAGCACATCAGCTGTGGGACGGCGCGGGCGTCTCCTTGGGCGTGCAACATCCCTCCCGATCAAGCAGGTCTAAGCCGTATCGCCGTGGTCAGTTTTCCGAAGCTCAGCTCTGCGATCTCTATCTATTCTTTCCAACCCTCCTTTGTAAAACAATGGTGTGGTACTAGTGCAATGTAATGGCATAGGACAGAGCCTACGATTTGTGCACAACATGAACACTGGATGTAATGGCAGACTATCAAAGTTCAATCCGGGCAAGTCTACACTAATCCAGAAATAGGCATCCACGTACCACCAAGAACTTTCTTCTTGCCTCAAAATAGTTCAGATAAACCAACACAAAGTCTCCCTAATATTTACACCCTTCCATGAGCTGCACGCTTACCAATGCTCTGAAGGTGCCATCGTAAGAACTAGTCGAGATCGATGGGAACATGCATTGGGATGCTCACTCCTTCTAGACCCTCGACAAGCTTCACGCCGAGCTGGCCTCTGATCCCTCCTCCAAACGCGTACAGGCTGCCGGATTCCGTCAGCGCGAACGTGTGCGAGTGCCCCATGTCCGAGTGAAGCCAGTAGGAGCCGTTCGCGGGGCTGATCTGCACGACCTTCCTGTTCAACGCCTTGAGAGAATCAACTAAGGTTGGGGTCGAGAAATCTGGATTCTCCGCTTCATCGTCCTCCTGACAACAACAATAGATGTCTCAGAACAATGATCGAGATGAAACATAACGTCAGTTCACATGATTAATATGAATCTGCCAAGATCATAGGTTATTATTACTATTTCAGCCCATTTTCTGCCAAGAGCATACAGATGGTAATAACTGGATCAAATCTAGTCAGGTTCTGTGGTCTGTCAAAACTCAAGACCACCCAATTTGAACCTTCCATTACAGTAAACGGGTCAGTTTAAAAATGTCTCGATTTTATTTATCTTATTGGTGCGGAAGACAGACGTTAtacttccattatctaaaaaatatctCGATTTTATTGTGTGATATACTAGTTTGATATGCGATCGCGATATCttcatcaaatatatataaataaggGAGAGTGATCGAACCTGTAAACCGGATCCAAAGGAGTACACGTCCCCATTATCTGCGACGACAAAGGTGGTGTATTCACCAGTGGACAGATGAACAGCCTTCACCTTGCTCAACCCTTCTACTACTGTGGGGACTGCCCTGTGTTCCTCATCACCATGTCCCAAACAACCTTTGTAGCCCCACCCCCAGGTGCACACACGCCCGTCATCACCTAGGACTGCAGCATGCCAAGTGCCAGCTGCAATCGAAACCGGCTTAAAGCTCAAGGACTGAAAATGTTCAATCAGCTTGGGGATGCCCTTATTACTTCTGCATCCATGCCCAAGCTTGCCTCCTAAACCACAACCTACAGAATACACAGACCTGCATATCGGCATGGGCTGTTAAAACTTCCaagcacaaaaaaaaagtttcacGATCAATCATGGATTAAATTTTTTATCATCATCACAGAATGAAAACCCCAAATTCGAAGAAGTACGTGACCTCTGGTTCCGTCTGTAGATTTTTCTTAACCAAATAATCCTACTGGCTAGTTATGATATCCAAAATTCTTAAGCATTAGCACGTGTTACTCAAATTTGACGCATAAAttgcatgaattttttttcctgaagtTACACGCAACATCAAGGAGAACATTTCTTTTTTCATTAAGAAAAGGACTCTAGAACATATAAGATCGTGATAATATCACTCAGGAAAAAATGGACACAGGAGCAGAACCTTACATTCCGTTCGGCTGGTAGGCCAACATAAGGAGATAGCAATTTCCCGCGGAAATATGCGCAACAGGAATATCCTCAAGTCCAGAGAGAAGACGAGGCACCACATCTGAAGGATCTGAACTATGTCCAAGCCTCTCGGTTTGCCCCCATGAGAAAGTGTAGACTTGACCCTCTCTAGACAGAACTGCAGAGAAGTAACCCCCTATGGCTGCTTGAACTACAAACACACCCTTCAGTGACTCCATTATCTTAGGAGTTGTAATCTGACTAGTATGAGCAGCCTCAACGGATTCAGCCCCTCGAAAACTATCCTTGCCAAATGCATAGACACTTCCTGTGTCACTGACAAGCATTGTCCGTCTAGATCCAACTGCAGCTTGTATGATTCTTATGCCTTGCAGAGACCTAACAAGAAGGTGACAGTTCATGACATTTGTGAACAGTCATATTTCTGAGAAAAAATGACGGATTACCTAATAAGACATGGCTTGTATCGGTCCTCTGTATCCGCAAGGCCAAGCTGACCAGAGCAGTTGGCCCCAAATGAGTATACATCTCCATTTGTGGTGATAACAATACTATGGCCTGGCCCGGCAATCACCTGAGAACCATTCTTCTCTCTAATCAAAATGTACCTAAGAACAAGCTTCCAAGAGCCTCCACAACATTGTTTCAGATACTCCTTTTCTTCTTGCTTCATCAGCTTAATCATGGTCCTTTTCTGGCACATATCAAATGCTGCAAGCTCTGGAAGCGACAACGCAAAGTTTGGTGCAAAATGTGCAGGTTTACAGAAAAATGTACATGTAGCCTGACATGACAGAGAGGGTCATCAGTAGCAGAGTCTGTTAAAACAAAGTAAAGAATTGAGTGTAGTTGTATGACTTGCCTCCAGAGCGGCGAGATCTTTCGGCTCCAGATCACAGGCCGAGAGCACATGGAGGACAATGGAGGGGCTCACAGCAAGGGGGAATTCGCCTGGGATTCCATCCCCATAGCAATGGCGCTGTGAGCGTTCTAGTACTGTTCGCATTGGAGATGAATGGGAGGTTGACTCATCAGCAATGCTGTCGAATTGCATCACTGGTGAGGTTCCACTAGCAGCTGCATCCATCGGGCACTGCATGATTCTTGCAGTGCCGTCGCAATATAGATCGATGTAGCAGAGAACTCAGTCTGATAAGAAAGACAAATGGCAGTTAGTCTGTTGCACTTTTGACATACAGATTGAGCAGCATACCAACTTCAGAGTAAAGTGAAAGTGCACAGAAGTTTAACAAAGAAGttacaacagcagcagcaacagcaaggaaTTAGACGACCACATTCCCAGTTCTAATTCTTCTAAGTTGTTGTCTCCAAAAGACAGGCTGGTCATGCTACAATTCAGAAATCCCTCAAACAGACCTTACGGGTTTAAGAATGTGCAGCAAATTAGCAGAGAAAATGGCATGGGATTTTCCTTCAAGAGTTCACCAATCAAATCTTGAGTACTTGACCAGCAAATTAGCAGCAGATTGAACTGCGAAGCACAAGACATACGCAGGAGtaagagagaaaggaaaaaaaacacgTTCATCCATTGACCATCGATCACATCTCCAAATCAAGATGGATGCAGATCAGTCCCCACACACAGGGTTTTTTGCTCGACATCTCCAACTCAGCGCACAAGCTGGGAAAAACAACGAAGTGAAACAAGATGATCCGTGATCATCACGACACAAAATCCACATCCAGGTCACAAAATCCCATCTTTAAGACACCAAACACCTCGATTCCCTCCCCAGCACCCAAATCCCCAACCCCGCACACCACCATCGCCACCGAAGAAAAATAGGAGGAACCAGCTAAGACCTCC
Coding sequences:
- the LOC133919221 gene encoding ultraviolet-B receptor UVR8-like, which produces MQCPMDAAASGTSPVMQFDSIADESTSHSSPMRTVLERSQRHCYGDGIPGEFPLAVSPSIVLHVLSACDLEPKDLAALEATCTFFCKPAHFAPNFALSLPELAAFDMCQKRTMIKLMKQEEKEYLKQCCGGSWKLVLRYILIREKNGSQVIAGPGHSIVITTNGDVYSFGANCSGQLGLADTEDRYKPCLIRSLQGIRIIQAAVGSRRTMLVSDTGSVYAFGKDSFRGAESVEAAHTSQITTPKIMESLKGVFVVQAAIGGYFSAVLSREGQVYTFSWGQTERLGHSSDPSDVVPRLLSGLEDIPVAHISAGNCYLLMLAYQPNGMSVYSVGCGLGGKLGHGCRSNKGIPKLIEHFQSLSFKPVSIAAGTWHAAVLGDDGRVCTWGWGYKGCLGHGDEEHRAVPTVVEGLSKVKAVHLSTGEYTTFVVADNGDVYSFGSGLQEDDEAENPDFSTPTLVDSLKALNRKVVQISPANGSYWLHSDMGHSHTFALTESGSLYAFGGGIRGQLGVKLVEGLEGVSIPMHVPIDLD